In Neodiprion pinetum isolate iyNeoPine1 chromosome 6, iyNeoPine1.2, whole genome shotgun sequence, one genomic interval encodes:
- the LOC124221399 gene encoding periodic tryptophan protein 2 homolog isoform X2 yields MGTPSSVRLAIESPFLISRKLFFSSNKSSTLPVESRFDYTSIDIAPNGSILIAVNEEGEASLISLISRRVIHKYRFKRRVRCIKFSPDGKHFAACKENNVFVFKAPGLLTGEFNPFVMERVFHGAFDETTYIDWSYDSKLLAVGSKDNSTRLYSLEKWANFKSYSLGSHTDSIVGCFFEKDSYDLSTISRNGQLCVWECSIDPDALTPWQPIAKKQKPQESESEDDIDFDKALEKTEKQKKKDKHVSNQSAADDAEDEEDTTDKESKVQKLFYKKLGRHYLGDEVRKQNSDAVLTSAAYHRDTKILVTGFSTGAFFIHEMPDVNMIHSLSISEQCISSIALNNTGDWIALGCSGLGQLLVWEWQSETYAMKQQGHSTNMSCLSYSPDGQYIVTGGDDGKVKLWNAATGFCTITFQEHSSAISDVLFSHNRKFVVSASLDGTVRAYDMTRYRNFRTLVSPRPVQFSCVALDASDEFLAAGGQDVFEIFLWSMKLGRLLEILAGHEGPVASLAFNPNLASSALASVSWDKTLKLWNAIESGSAHETIQLTADGLCVVYKPDGKEVAVATLDGQISFFDCKTAMQTSSIEGKNDLGSGRSDTDLVTAKKSLQGKAFTCLCYMADGSCILAGGQSKNVCIYNIQESVLLKKFEVTQNRSFDAVDDFINRRKMTEFGNVALVEDREENEGGKVSLRLPGVRKGDMASRSIKPEVRVYSLQFSPTGQSWAAATTEGLLIYSLDMGLVFDPFELEFGITPQTVKETLFKREHARALMMALKLNEKLLIQEVIENVPYRDIELTITSLPDVYVERVLKFVASELENTRHIHFYLIWINALLTRQGSKINSTVQMPVLLTLQKNMQRKYDELSKICDFNQYTIKYIQRLGEHKAAKEKAKSDEEETSEDELREDTLVEEMEVD; encoded by the exons AGACGGAAAGCATTTTGCTGcatgtaaagaaaataatg TTTTCGTATTCAAAGCACCGGGTCTATTGACGGGAGAATTCAATCCATTTGTTATGGAACGAGTTTTCCATGGCGCTTTTGACGAAACTACCTACATCGACTGGTCATATGATTCGAAACTCTTAGCCGTGGGCTCTAAGGACAACTCGACACGATTGTACAGTCTGGAAAAATGGGCAAACTTCAAATCCTATTCTCTTGGGAGCCACACTGATTCTATAGTCGGGTGTTTCTTTGAGAAAGACTCTTATGATCTTTCCACGATTAGCAG AAATGGTCAGCTGTGTGTTTGGGAATGCAGCATCGATCCTGATGCTTTAACACCTTGGCAGCCTATTGCTAAAAAACAGAAGCCTCAAGAAAGCGAAAGCGAAGATGACATAGATTTTGATAAAGCTTTGGAAAAGACAGAGAAACAGAAGAAGAAGGACAAACATGTATCAAACCAATCAG CCGCAGACGATGCAGAGGATGAGGAGGATACAACAGATAAGGAGAGCAAAGTTCAGAAATTATTCTACAAAAAATTGGGCCGACACTATTTGGGCGATGAAGTACGAAAACAAAACTCAGATGCAGTTCTTACATCAGCTGCTTACCATCGCGATACGAAAATTCTTGTTACTGGTTTCAGTACTGGAGCTTTTTTCATTCATGAAATGCCCGATGTTAATATGATTCATTCCCTGAG TATTTCAGAGCAGTGCATTTCATCGATAGCCTTGAATAATACCGGGGACTGGATAGCACTCGGTTGTTCTGGCCTTGGTCAACTCTTGGTCTGGGAATGGCAGAGTGAAACTTATGCAATGAAGCAGCAGGGTCACAGCACAAACATGAGTTGTTTGTCCTACAGTCCCGATGGTCAGTACATAGTGACTGGTGGAGATGATGGAAAAGTCAAACTGTGGAACGCAGCGACTGGATTCTGTACCATAACGTTCCAGGAACATTCCTCGGCTATTAGCGATGTCCTTTTTAGCCACAATCGGAAGTTCGTCGTCTCCGCTTCCCTTGACGGCACAGTCAGAGCCTATGACATGACGAGGTACAGGAACTTCCGTACTCTAGTTTCTCCTCGCCCCGTACAATTTTCTTGCGTCGCCTTAGACGCGAGCGACGAATTTCTTGCTGCAGGCGGTCAAGATgtctttgaaatatttctgtggAGTATGAAACTCGGGAGACTGCTTGAA ATTCTCGCTGGTCATGAAGGTCCGGTGGCGAGTCTCGCTTTCAATCCAAATCTAGCGAGTTCGGCACTAGCATCCGTTTCCTGGGACAAGACGTTGAAATTGTGGAATGCCATTGAAAGTGGCTCCGCTCACGAAACAATTCAACTGACAGCGGACGGTTTGTGCGTTGTATACAAACCTGATGGCAAGGAAGTCGCTGTCGCTACACTAGACGGGcagatttcattttttgattgcaAAACGGCGATGCAGACTAGTAGCATTGAGGGAAAGAATGACCTGGGCAGTGGGAGATCAGATACAGATTTGGTGACTGCTAAGAAGAGTTTGCAGGGAAA AGCCTTCACCTGTCTTTGCTACATGGCTGATGGCTCGTGCATACTTGCTGGAGGTCAGTCGAAAAACGTTTGCATTTACAACATCCAAGAATCCGTACTCTTGAAGAAGTTTGAAGTAACGCAGAATCGGTCTTTCGACGCGGTCGAT GATTTTATAAACAGACGGAAAATGACCGAATTTGGTAATGTGGCGCTGGTCGAAGACCGGGAAGAGAATGAGGGCGGAAAGGTATCTCTTCGTTTACCAGGAGTTAGAAAGGGTGATATGGCTAGCAGAAGTATCAAGCCAGAAGTTAGAGTTTACAGTCTTCAATTTTCTCCGACAG gaCAATCGTGGGCTGCGGCAACCACAGAGGGTCTCTTGATATATTCTTTGGACATGGGGCTAGTGTTCGATCCGTTTGAACTGGAGTTCGGTATAACGCCACAGACTGTTAAAGAGACCCTGTTCAAAAGAGAACATGCCAGag CGCTCATGATGGCCCTTAAGCTGAACGAAAAGCTATTAATCCAAGAAGTAATCGAGAATGTTCCATACCGGGACA ttgaATTGACTATAACAAGCTTGCCTGATGTCTACGTAGAGAGGGTGTTGAAGTTTGTAGCTTCAGAGTTGGAAAATACAAGgcatattcatttttacctgATATGGATTAACGCGTTACTAACAAGGCAGGgatcgaaaataaattcaacagtACAAATGCCGGTGCTGTTAACACTGCAGAAAAACATGCAAAGAAAGTACGACGAGTTGAGTAAAAT CTGTGATTTCAACCAGTATACAATTAAGTATATTCAACGACTGGGAGAACACAAGGCAGCAAAAGAAAAGGCGAAGAGTGACGAAGAAGAGACGAGCGAAGACGAATTGCGGGAAGACACGCTAGTCGAGGAAATGGAAGTAGATTGA
- the LOC124221582 gene encoding coiled-coil and C2 domain-containing protein 2A: protein MSTGLDFVRGSTATPSRSKSRNRLSLCYAYPELTPAEESNSVIATIGSKNLRKLSGINELTEDGLYAGSAQPLTKTVVKPYQLNRSKANNARPKTCCRHLEIAIREVRIDSREQNAAVDVKSVALLYKRKVICRSPSPFNSQLYKLLLRDPPDSANLSIQVQMRDRSSGVLPLPLPKHSVSNSKIEIDFSISTADGVLHSGTVVCTFSLAIEGHQPSRGASMDFYVPSEDPNDPRNATFMRRSKLEREIREVKYFLLDHPALRFDSGEIKPRRRSDGRPEPKEVDNVIIEHASFTLGQMSLRHLFQSRHPLRPSSSTHSQMLRGAKKQFLVVTVLRGVEVPIREESALVQPLLEIEWGDTVHETTTADGSVPIWHQTFRFEAPEQSEDQSIKLRLYDQHPVWGLQWLGEASIPMEVHHDYQELERWVGLSPLSSPVLSLGYVQPSPGHSYTRLYVLMKMEQPGNQRPTDNSSLDSLARAVQRCTIVPYKVENVDDPVDASRLAMLLPSLPLSYGPLTPKQALSLNKVDHFGRAAFLATLLRGLGLQSSVILGSSQTRKCAAYVLTTEENSEATIWDPENGDHYKPGDTRCSLTKVYRLINHQNIWENTQQNIRSVSFKHDMKLSRDWRPIGRTNDAGDSRPTETLELNNCILRGDSEEDFGKRIEEHLKAKISEWRSADCMTTTWNRHAVTMLRGFLPKFNDLRNGQPDKKELKQLCRAYYTHGFIVNLRHSSLAELAEQVMSTKIHKTFGPIEFALACHVQRYIGNAHSLWLGIVVMRSRE from the exons ATGTCAACGGGTCTGGACTTCGTGAGAGGATCCACCGCGACTCCCAGTCGAAGTAAAAGTCGGAATCGTTTGAGTCTCTGCTATGCCTACCCAGAGCTGACCCCGGCCGAAGAATCGAACTCGGTAATCGCTACAATCGGTTCGAAGAACCTGCGAAAATTGAGCGGCATCAACGAACTGACCGAGGATGGTTTGTACGCCGGTTCGGCACAGCCGCTGACCAAAACCGTGGTCAAACCGTACCAGCTGAACCGATCGAAGGCTAATAACGCGAGGCCAAAAACATGCTGCAGACACCTCGAGATAGCCATTCGGGAAGTCCGAATCGACTCGCGCGAGCAAAACGCAGCCGTCGATGTAAAGTCCGTGGCCCTGCTTTACAAGAGGAAGGTTATTTGTAGATCACCGAGCCCGTTCAACAGCCAGCTGTACAAGCTGCTGCTCAGAGACCCGCCGGATTCTGCGAATCTCTCGATCCAAGTACAGATGCGAGACAGAAGCTCCGGTGTTCTTCCGCTTCCACTGCCCAAACACAGCGTGAGTAACAGCAAAATCGAGATAGATTTCTCGATCAGCACTGCCGACGGCGTTCTCCACTCGGGAACCGTGGTCTGCACGTTTTCGCTTGCCATCGAGGGCCACCAGCCCTCCAGAGGTGCGTCGATGGATTTTTACGTGCCCAGCGAAGACCCGAACGATCCTAGAAACGCCACCTTCATGCGGCGCAGCAAATTGGAAAGGGAAATAAGAGAGGTGAAATACTTTTTACTTGATCACCCAGCGCTGCGATTTGATTCCGGCGAGATAAAGCCGCGCCGAAGATCCGACGGAAGACCGGAGCCCAAGGAAGTGGATAACGTGATAATCGAGCACGCTTCTTTCACCCTCGGCCAAATGTCCCTCAGACACTTGTTCCAGTCCAGACATCCACTGCGACCGTCGTCCAGCACTCACTCCCAGATGCTCCGAGGCGCCAAGAAGCAATTCCTGGTGGTCACCGTTCTCAGAGGGGTCGAGGTCCCGATCAGGGAGGAATCGGCGCTGGTCCAACCCCTGCTGGAAATCGAGTGGGGCGACACGGTACACGAGACAACGACGGCCGATGGCTCGGTTCCCATCTGGCACCAAACCTTCCGCTTCGAGGCGCCCGAGCAGAGCGAGGACCAGAGCATCAAGCTCCGTCTTTACGACCAGCACCCCGTCTGGGGCCTGCAGTGGCTCGGCGAGGCTTCGATACCCATGGAGGTCCACCACGATTATCAGGAACTCGAGCGATGGGTGGGACTGTCGCCCCTTTCAAGCCCCGTGCTTTCTCTGGGCTACGTCCAGCCCAGCCCTGGTCATTCCTACACCAGGCTTTACGTGCTTATGAAGATGGAGCAGCCTGGCAATCAGAGACCAACGGATAACTCGTCGTTGGATTCCCTCGCCAGGGCGGTACAGAGGTGTACCATAGTCCCCTACAAAGTGGAGAACGTTGACGATCCAGTCGACGCCAGCAGGCTGGCTATGCTCTTGCCATCGCTGCCTCTTTCCTACGGTCCGCTGACCCCGAAACAAGCCCTCTCGCTCAACAAGGTCGATCATTTCGGGCGTGCTGCGTTCCTTGCCACTCTGCTTCGCGGCCTGGGTCTTCAATCGAGCGTCATTCTGG GTTCATCGCAGACAAGAAAATGCGCCGCTTACGTATTGACCACCGAGGAGAACTCGGAAGCTACGATTTGGGATCCGGAAAACGGGGATCACTACAAACCGGGAGACACGCGATGCTCCCTGACCAAAGTTTATCGGTTGATAAATCATCAGAAT ATTTGGGAAAATACCCAGCAGAATATAAGGTCGGTGAGTTTCAAGCACGATATGAAGTTGTCAAGGGACTGGAGGCCGATTGGCCGAACAAACGACGCCGGCGACAGTCGTCCGACTGAAACGCTGGAACTGAACAATTGCATTCTGAGAGGTGATTCGGAGGAAGACTTTGGGAAGAGGATAGAGGAGCACCTCAAAGCTAAGATCAGCGAGTGGCGCAGCGCGGATTGTATGACGACAACGTGGAACAGACACGCGGTGACGATGCTGCGAGGTTTTTTACCGAAGTTCAATGATTTGAGAAATGGTCAACCGGACAAAAAGGAGCTCAAGCAACTATGCAGAGCGTATTACACCCACGGTTTTATCGTTAACTTGCGTCATTCAAGCCTCGCGGAACTTGCGGAACAAGTTATGTCAACCAAAATACACAAGACTTTTGGCCCTATTGAATTCGCACTTGCGTGTCACGTGCAAAGATATATCGGTAACGCGCATTCTCTTTGGCTGGGAATCGTCGTAATGAGGAGTAGAGAATGA
- the LOC124221403 gene encoding very long chain fatty acid elongase 4 produces MAGLLNTTTNLFHDAYDYYLWTLSLADDRTRGWMLVDSPAPTLLYTLLYLGIVWAGPKIMRRRRAFKLTWALVPYNLAMACLNAYIAIELFVASTRLRYSYVCQPIRHITRPDELQIANAVWWYYFSKLLEFCDTFFFILRKKDNQLSFLHVYHHSTMFSLWWIGIKWVPSGSTFLPAMVNSFIHVLMYSYYGLAALGPSVAKFLWWKKYLTILQLIQFTAALVLGINGIRSGCDFPLWMQYALVLYMVSFIVLFGNFYAKAYIAKGKRAYAAKMAANGKAVQAKLAAEASMSAESIANGKLQRNGYSNGYANGTTKKLQ; encoded by the exons ATGGCAGGCCTGCTAAACACGACAACGAATTTATTTCACGATGCTTACGACTACTATCTGTGGACGCTTTCGCTGGCAG ATGATAGAACGAGAGGATGGATGCTGGTCGATTCGCCAGCGCCGACGCTGCTCTACACCTTGTTGTACCTCGGAATAGTTTGGGCCGGACCAAAGATCATGCGGAGAAGACGAGCCTTCAAGCTCACCTGGGCCCTCGTCCCCTACAACTTGGCAATGGCCTGCCTCAACGCTTACATCGCCATAGAA TTATTCGTAGCCTCGACCAGGTTGCGGTACAGTTACGTGTGCCAGCCGATTAGACACATCACTAGGCCAGATGAACTTCAG ATTGCGAACGCGGTTTGGTGGTACTACTTCAGCAAGCTACTCGAGTTCTGCGACACGttcttctttattcttagAAAGAAGGATAACCAGCTTAGTTTCCTTCATGTTTATCATCATTCCACCATGTTCTCCTTGTGGTGGATTGGCATCAAGTGGGTGCCGAGCGGGTCCA CATTCCTTCCGGCAATGGTGAACAGCTTCATTCACGTCCTGATGTATTCCTATTACGGACTTGCCGCCCTCGGTCCGTCGGTAGCGAAATTTTTGTGGTGGAAGAAGTACCTGACGATTCTGCAGTTGATTCAGTTTACGGCAGCCCTGGTTCTCGGTATAAATGGGATTCGTTCGGGGTGCGATTTCCCGTTGTGGATGCAGTACGCTTTGGTATTGTACATGGTCTCGTTCATAGTGCTCTTTGGGAACTTCTACGCGAAGGCCTACATAGCCAAG GGCAAACGAGCCTATGCTGCTAAAATGGCGGCCAACGGTAAAGCGGTGCAGGCCAAATTAGCCGCGGAAGCTTCGATGTCTGCGGAGAGCATAGCAAACGGTAAATTGCAGAGGAACGGGTACAGCAACGGTTACGCAAATGGTACGACGAAAAAACTACAATGA
- the LOC124221580 gene encoding uncharacterized protein — MPKVESAPDPNKKKKKNKEKDPSKSVDKNTSLMKNDKKLGTVLTPPVVEAKTKAKSYLEQYRERIGVPSQGRIRSPEGSMLSVFGDTCQDSVSNVDSRPPSGTPRDDQSELSFYRRLIRHQPRTTRSYDPEQRITATNDWLKSVSDYGLSLSEHRRRSYRPYSVTDLKSLTVPRADRSLGPDTAETRAKLETLTRRIEYGDLASSRNRKNLCRIFELRKCRRTNARQRTVGFPLVGLDDAASERATESKVEPEKAGDEEKKTRRSRHSRRKELSQSTVAEHTSHPKGSPKAFETAVKRSSRISLGDNANSSSLEDLQRRHQNEKRIIDMMINRTLRR, encoded by the exons ATGCCCAAGGTAGAGTCGGCGCCTGATccaaacaagaagaagaaaaagaacaaggaAAAAGATCCCTCGAAGAGCGTCGACAAGAACACCTCGCTGATGAAGAATGACAAGAAGCTTGGGACCGTTCTGACTCCTCCAGTCGTCGAGGCTAAGACCAAGGCCAAAAGCTACCTGGAACAGTACCGCGAAAGAATAG GTGTTCCGTCCCAGGGGCGAATTCGCTCTCCAGAGGGCTCGATGTTGTCGGTATTCGGCGACACTTGCCAGGATTCGGTCAGCAATGTGGACAGTCGACCGCCGAGCGGGACGCCCAGAGACGATCAAAGTGAGCTCAGCTTTTACCGCCGACTAATTCGACACCAGCCCCGAACCACGCGTTCCTACGACCCCGAGCAGCGCATCACCGCCACAAACGACTGGCTCAAGAGCGTGTCCGATTACGGTctgagcctgtcggaacatcgacGAAGGTCGTATCGCCCCTACAGCGTCACAGACCTGAAGAGTCTGACGGTACCAAGAGCCGACCGATCTCTGGGACCCGACACCGCGGAGACGCGAGCCAAG CTGGAAACATTGACGCGACGTATCGAGTATGGAGACTTGGCGAGTTCACGGAACCGGAAGAACTTATGTCGAATTTTCGAGCTCCGCAAG TGCAGGAGAACGAACGCTCGACAACGTACCGTCGGATTCCCTTTGGTGGGGCTGGATGACGCAGCGTCGGAACGAGCAACGGAGTCAAAGGTAGAGCCGGAGAAGGCGGGG gacgaagagaaaaaaactcgACGCTCGCGTCACAGCCGGAGGAAAGAGTTGTCGCAGTCGACCGTGGCCGAGCACACGAGTCATCCGAAGGGTTCCCCGAAGGCATTTGAAACCGCGGTTAAACGGTCATCCCGCATCTCGTTGGGAGATAATGCGAATAGTTCTAGCCTCGAGGATCTCCAGCGGCGTCATCAGAATGAAAAGAGAATTATAGACATGATGATAAACCGCACTTTGCGTCGCTGA
- the alka gene encoding glycine receptor subunit alpha-4 isoform X1 — protein sequence MMQLRFIHYTQLVVFVLLIDANSLRGCDLRISQHFDQPQDKMKSNLRSDLLFYLCLLSLPKSLDCATLFNADAKKNYSIRPRVVLPEHYVKEIRPPSKKGTPVIVDFNVYVVDINSINVEDMDFRVDMFVRQSWTESRLHMPDDIFEEGDDYVTLPPEFFDNLWQPDPYFLNSKVAEIATLTHKFSSVTLYRNKTVIYAARMHAIIACQMEFQLYPMDIQVCPIHIESFSYNNQKLRLRWGDGGVKVNPELKLLQYNIGKPLQLEESTGYMLEKNGNFSRLVVYFRFERQIGHHLIQTFAPSTLVVMLSWFSFWLGLDAIPGRVALLVTSMLTLVTMFTGLKSDIPPVAYVKALDLWMAGCMVFVFAALGEFVVVKVLDLRYQVEIDTQATNLPRVLPMKVGAMEKTPYMTAWDCETAYAPQPRQKRAGSRRLLQTSWIDHELGVAFGKTQWNHIDRKSRIVFPALFLLFVVLYWPILLLKKAS from the exons ATGATGCAGCTGCGGTTCATACACTACACGCAACTCGTTGTTTTCGTTTT ATTAATCGACGCTAATTCGTTGCGAGGATGCGACCTTAGGATCTCGCAGCATTTCGATCAACCGCAAGATAAGATGAAGTCCAACCTTCGGAGTGACTTACTATTTTATTTGTGTCTTTTGTCACTGCCAAAATCACTTGACTGTGCAAc TTTGTTCAACGCGGATGCTAAGAAGAACTACTCCATACGCCCCAGAGTCGTTCTACCCGAGCATTACGTGAAAG AAATTAGACCACCGTCGAAAAAAGGGACCCCGGTAATCGTGGACTTCAACGTTTACGTTGTAGACATAAATTCCATCAACGTCGAGGACATGGACTTCCG GGTCGACATGTTCGTTCGCCAAAGCTGGACGGAATCGCGACTTCACATGCCCGACGACATTTTCGAGGAAGGTGACGACTACGTCACCCTGCCCCCAGAGTTTTTCGACAACCTCTGGCAGCCGGATCCTTACTTTTTGAACTCAAAAGTTGCCG AAATTGCAACACTGACGCATAAATTCTCTTCCGTAACGCTGTACAGGAACAAGACGGTTATTTACGCGGCTCGAATGCACGCGATCATAGCTTGCCAAATGGAATTTCAACTGTACCCAATGGACATTCAAGTTTGCCCAATCCACATAGAGAGCT TTTCCTACAATAATCAGAAACTGCGTCTACGATGGGGTGATGGTGGAGTCAAGGTGAATCCTGAGCTGAAACTGCTTCAGTACAACATCGGCAAGCCTTTGCAGCTCGAAGAGTCGACCGGATACATGCTGGAGAAAAATG GTAATTTTTCGCGACTGGTAGTTTACTTCCGGTTCGAAAGACAGATCGGGCATCACTTGATCCAGACTTTCGCACCTTCGACGCTAGTCGTGATGCTTTCGTGGTTCAGCTTCTGGCTCGGATTGGACGCGATTCCTGGCCGGGTAGCTCTGCTCGTTACGAGCATGCTGACCCTCGTCACCATGTTCACAGGTCTCAAAAGCGACATACCGCCTGTTGCCTACGTCAAG GCGCTAGATCTATGGATGGCCGGTTGCATGGTATTCGTGTTCGCCGCCCTCGGAGAATTCGTGGTCGTCAAGGTCCTCGATCTCCGTTATCAAGTTGAGATCGATACCCAGGCGACGAATCTTCCTCGCGTACTGCCGATG AAAGTAGGAGCGATGGAGAAAACACCTTACATGACTGCCTGGGACTGCGAAACAGCGTACGCTCCTCAGCCGAGACAAAAACGCGCAGGTAGTCGGCGTCTTTTGCAAACATCATGGATTGATCATGAGCTGGGTGTTGCCTTTGGCAAAACACAATGGAACCACATCGATCGTAAAAGTCGCATTGTTTTCCCGGCCCTATTTCTCCTATTTGTCGTGCTTTACTGGCCAATACTTCTCCTCAAAAAAGCGTCTTAA
- the alka gene encoding glycine receptor subunit alpha-2 isoform X2 codes for MMQLRFIHYTQLVVFVFLFNADAKKNYSIRPRVVLPEHYVKEIRPPSKKGTPVIVDFNVYVVDINSINVEDMDFRVDMFVRQSWTESRLHMPDDIFEEGDDYVTLPPEFFDNLWQPDPYFLNSKVAEIATLTHKFSSVTLYRNKTVIYAARMHAIIACQMEFQLYPMDIQVCPIHIESFSYNNQKLRLRWGDGGVKVNPELKLLQYNIGKPLQLEESTGYMLEKNGNFSRLVVYFRFERQIGHHLIQTFAPSTLVVMLSWFSFWLGLDAIPGRVALLVTSMLTLVTMFTGLKSDIPPVAYVKALDLWMAGCMVFVFAALGEFVVVKVLDLRYQVEIDTQATNLPRVLPMKVGAMEKTPYMTAWDCETAYAPQPRQKRAGSRRLLQTSWIDHELGVAFGKTQWNHIDRKSRIVFPALFLLFVVLYWPILLLKKAS; via the exons ATGATGCAGCTGCGGTTCATACACTACACGCAACTCGTTGTTTTCGTTTT TTTGTTCAACGCGGATGCTAAGAAGAACTACTCCATACGCCCCAGAGTCGTTCTACCCGAGCATTACGTGAAAG AAATTAGACCACCGTCGAAAAAAGGGACCCCGGTAATCGTGGACTTCAACGTTTACGTTGTAGACATAAATTCCATCAACGTCGAGGACATGGACTTCCG GGTCGACATGTTCGTTCGCCAAAGCTGGACGGAATCGCGACTTCACATGCCCGACGACATTTTCGAGGAAGGTGACGACTACGTCACCCTGCCCCCAGAGTTTTTCGACAACCTCTGGCAGCCGGATCCTTACTTTTTGAACTCAAAAGTTGCCG AAATTGCAACACTGACGCATAAATTCTCTTCCGTAACGCTGTACAGGAACAAGACGGTTATTTACGCGGCTCGAATGCACGCGATCATAGCTTGCCAAATGGAATTTCAACTGTACCCAATGGACATTCAAGTTTGCCCAATCCACATAGAGAGCT TTTCCTACAATAATCAGAAACTGCGTCTACGATGGGGTGATGGTGGAGTCAAGGTGAATCCTGAGCTGAAACTGCTTCAGTACAACATCGGCAAGCCTTTGCAGCTCGAAGAGTCGACCGGATACATGCTGGAGAAAAATG GTAATTTTTCGCGACTGGTAGTTTACTTCCGGTTCGAAAGACAGATCGGGCATCACTTGATCCAGACTTTCGCACCTTCGACGCTAGTCGTGATGCTTTCGTGGTTCAGCTTCTGGCTCGGATTGGACGCGATTCCTGGCCGGGTAGCTCTGCTCGTTACGAGCATGCTGACCCTCGTCACCATGTTCACAGGTCTCAAAAGCGACATACCGCCTGTTGCCTACGTCAAG GCGCTAGATCTATGGATGGCCGGTTGCATGGTATTCGTGTTCGCCGCCCTCGGAGAATTCGTGGTCGTCAAGGTCCTCGATCTCCGTTATCAAGTTGAGATCGATACCCAGGCGACGAATCTTCCTCGCGTACTGCCGATG AAAGTAGGAGCGATGGAGAAAACACCTTACATGACTGCCTGGGACTGCGAAACAGCGTACGCTCCTCAGCCGAGACAAAAACGCGCAGGTAGTCGGCGTCTTTTGCAAACATCATGGATTGATCATGAGCTGGGTGTTGCCTTTGGCAAAACACAATGGAACCACATCGATCGTAAAAGTCGCATTGTTTTCCCGGCCCTATTTCTCCTATTTGTCGTGCTTTACTGGCCAATACTTCTCCTCAAAAAAGCGTCTTAA